One Flavobacterium sp. 90 DNA segment encodes these proteins:
- a CDS encoding DUF1573 domain-containing protein → MKNVATFIVIALFCTIGYAQNGPKIEFAATDNTIDYGKISKGDNGVRSFEFTNTGDAPLLITGAESTVSSIVVTKPAAAILPGKKGKIDVKYNMVSGPIRKTITVETNAVNYPDGRVALKIKGEVL, encoded by the coding sequence ATGAAAAATGTTGCCACTTTTATTGTAATCGCATTGTTTTGTACAATTGGTTATGCTCAAAACGGCCCAAAAATTGAATTTGCTGCCACAGACAACACAATTGATTATGGAAAAATTTCTAAGGGTGATAATGGAGTTCGCTCTTTTGAATTTACAAACACCGGAGATGCGCCTCTATTAATTACCGGAGCAGAATCTACAGTAAGCTCAATTGTCGTTACAAAACCAGCTGCAGCTATTTTGCCTGGTAAAAAAGGAAAAATTGATGTAAAATACAATATGGTTTCCGGTCCTATTCGTAAAACAATTACCGTTGAAACCAACGCCGTTAACTACCCTGATGGTAGAGTCGCCTTAAAAATTAAAGGCGAAGTTTTATAA